CGCACGCGGCGCTGGTGATATCGGCGTCATAATCTTGATACTTCGTGTGACCCGGCCCGACCTCTTCAACGTACTGGCGGCCCTGAACCCGGACCGGCAGGTCCGGTCGAATAGACCCGTGCAGGTCCCCGACCCCGCCGTTGATGTGCATCGGTAAGATTTGTTCATCGAAGCCGGTGTCGTCGTCTTCGTTGGTGTAATGCAGCTTGCCGATAGAGACGACTTCGTTGCCGTTGGCCTGCAACCTGTGGCCCCAACTTGGCTGGCGGCCGTCATAGGCTATGGCATTGTCCCAGCACTTGGTGTCGTGCGGATAGCGCCCGGTTGCGAACCCAGCCCGCGCTGGCACGCAAAGCGCTGAATTGGTATAGGCGTAGTCAAATTGAATTCCGCGCCCGGCCAGCGCATCCAAATTCGGCGTCTTCACCCAATCGTGCCCGCGACAGCCAAGCATCTTCGGGTTATGTTGATCGGCCATGAGGATTAGCATGTTGGTTGGGCGCATTTTTGTCTCCGTAGATTTAATAATCAGGTCAACCTAATTGAAGTAATTGACTTCAACACTGATCTTGTTCGGGTCGTCTACAAATATTTGATAAAGGTTCATGCCCGGCACGTCACGTTCACGATATGGCATGGACTTCTGTTCCAAATGTTTCTTAAATCCGTCTGGGTCCGACGCAACAAAGGCGACGTGATCCAAGGTGCCGCTGCTATCAAGGTCATCCACATCGACTTCGCCAAGATAATCGATCAGCCCCTGCGGATTATCCGGATCGATGCCCACCAAATGGACAACCGGCAGGCCATCGACATAAAGCCAATAGCCGGGGAAATCGAAGTCAGGCCGGTCACCCACCGTCATTCCCAGGACATCCACATAAAAATCTTTGGACTCTTCCAATTTCAAAGTCCGAATAGAATAGTGATCGAGTTTCTTCAGGGGCATTTTGCTTCCTCTGAGTTGATTAATTTTATGAAATTAATTTAGCAACCAAGATCATGCAACCAGCATTGCCCCGCTGATGATAATCAGAGTCCATAGGACCGTCAGCCGAAAAGCCCTTTCCGGTAGAAAACCAAATAACCGTGACCCCGCCCAAACACTGAGTAAGGCTGGCACCACGAGGATCGCCACGTTTAGAAAAATTTGCTGGGTCATGGCCCCCGAAATCGCGATGGTGAGAAATACGATCAGAGGCAAAACACCAACAGCAATCACAATATTTGCCCGTTGCGTTCTCATATTGTCCGGCAGTGACATCAGATAGAGCACCAACACCCCGCCCCCGACGGCGGCGATGCCGTTAAAAAATCCACCGATGCATCCCGTCGCAATACTGGGACCGACGCCGCGGGGACCCTTGTATTTCCATCCGCATAACATGATCAACGCAAAGAACAACACCGCCGCGGCGATGACCTGTTTAATCACACCAGGGTCAACTGTCAGCAACAGGTGAGTCCCAAACGGTGCAACCAGCAGAACCCCGGCTATCAAGGGCCCGACCTCGCGCCACTTTACCAAAGGCAACGCCGGAAGGGTCAACTGAACCGTTGAGATCGTGCCGAGCGCAACCGTGGTCGCAACCGCCTCCACCGGCCCCCACAGCAGCGTAAACAACGGTGCCATGACCAGCCCGGTACCGAACCCTGTATATCCGCGAATAATCCCGCCCGCCGTGACAATTGCCACCGCCAGGGCCATCTCTATTCCAAATGAAAATTCCGTCATGGGTTAATAAACGATCCCCACGACGGCACCTGTCATTAACGTTGCCAGTGTGCCTGATAAAATCGACTTCATCCCCAGACCAACGATCTCTTGGCGCTTTTCAGGCACGACGGAGGCGAGGCCGC
The Rhodospirillaceae bacterium genome window above contains:
- a CDS encoding sulfite exporter TauE/SafE family protein; its protein translation is MTEFSFGIEMALAVAIVTAGGIIRGYTGFGTGLVMAPLFTLLWGPVEAVATTVALGTISTVQLTLPALPLVKWREVGPLIAGVLLVAPFGTHLLLTVDPGVIKQVIAAAVLFFALIMLCGWKYKGPRGVGPSIATGCIGGFFNGIAAVGGGVLVLYLMSLPDNMRTQRANIVIAVGVLPLIVFLTIAISGAMTQQIFLNVAILVVPALLSVWAGSRLFGFLPERAFRLTVLWTLIIISGAMLVA
- a CDS encoding glyoxalase; translation: MPLKKLDHYSIRTLKLEESKDFYVDVLGMTVGDRPDFDFPGYWLYVDGLPVVHLVGIDPDNPQGLIDYLGEVDVDDLDSSGTLDHVAFVASDPDGFKKHLEQKSMPYRERDVPGMNLYQIFVDDPNKISVEVNYFN